The proteins below are encoded in one region of Strix aluco isolate bStrAlu1 chromosome 8, bStrAlu1.hap1, whole genome shotgun sequence:
- the LRRC39 gene encoding leucine-rich repeat-containing protein 39 translates to MTETAVCVGTFTAVKTLWEVRIHKINEELQKEKEFRQRSAGRLLLVWEERAALAKLKEKVINEDGRAILRIEEEEWKTLPSCLLKLVHLQEWQLHRTSLQKIPQFIGRFQNLVVLDLSRNSIESVPKEIGQLTSLQELLLSYNRIKSVPKEISNCISLERLELAVNRSICDLPPQLSDLKKLSHIDLCMNQFTTIPSALLNMPNLEWLDMGGNKLQELPDAIDRMENLHTLWLQRNEINSLPETIGNMKNLSTLVLSNNKLKDIPACLKDMTNLRFVNFRDNPLELEVTLPPCEDAEEDEQQEMFGIEFMHMYIQESLKKTGNLESCTSGPSPVINANE, encoded by the exons ATGACTGAAACTGCAGTTTGTGTTGGAACGTTCACTGCTGTGAAGACACTTTGGGAAGTGAGAATACACAAGATAAATGAAgaattacagaaggaaaaagaattcagACAGAGGTCTGCAGGAAG GCTACTACTTGTCTGGGAGGAGAGAGCTGCTTTAGCAAAGCTCAAAGAAAAAGTTATTAATGAAGATGGAAGAGCAATTTTAAggatagaggaagaagagtggaAG ACACTACCTTCGTGCTTATTGAAACTAGTCCATCTCCAGGAATGGCAGCTTCATAGAACTAGCTTGCAGAAAATTCCTCAGTTCATTGGAAGATTTCAGAATCTTGTTGTTCTGGATCTATCCCGGAACTCAATTGAAAGTGTACCTAAAGAAATTG GCCAGCTGACTAGCCTCCAAGAGCTGCTTCTCAGTTACAATAGAATAAAGTCTGTTCCCAAGGAAATAAGTAACTGTATCAGTCTGGAAAGATTGGAACTGGCTGTCAACAGGAGTATCTGTGATCTTCCTCCTCAG CTCAGTGATTTAAAGAAGCTTTCACACATAGATCTGTGCATGAATCAGTTTACTACCATCCCTTCAGCTCTTCTCAACATGCCAAATCTAGAATGGTTAGATATGGGGGGAAATAAACTCCAGGAGCTTCCTGATGCAATTGACAG AATGGAAAATCTCCACACTTTATGGCTCCAAAGGAATGAGATAAACTCTTTGCCAGAAACCATTGGTAATATGAAAAATCTTAGTACTCTTGTTCTTAGCAACAACAAACTTAAGGATATTCCAGCTTGTCTGAAGGACATGACAAATCTGAG ATTTGTCAACTTCAGAGACAATCCACTGGAGTTAGAGGTAACACTCCCTCCATGCGAGGATGCAGAAGAGGATGAGCAACAGGAAATGTTCGGCATTGAATTCATGCACATGTATATCCAGGAGTCACTCAAAAAAACAG GAAATCTGGAAAGTTGTACTTCTGGTCCTTCTCCTGTCATAAATGCTAATGAATAA
- the DBT gene encoding lipoamide acyltransferase component of branched-chain alpha-keto acid dehydrogenase complex, mitochondrial isoform X1, with amino-acid sequence MLKTHGKQYATSHLEIVQRFDVLLVIIFTGVLFSGSSKKIISKFYSFELLEVCIHRVRSCSSIRFIKSKYVCVFDKSAFKFSHQQRLFRTSAVSCGQIVQFKLSDIGEGITEVTVKEWYIKEGDSVSQFDSICEVQSDKASVTITSRYDGIIRKLHYNLDEIAYVGKPLVDIEIDASKGVAPEEDVVETPPMSHEEHTHQEIKGHKTLATPAVRRLAMENNIKLSEVVGTGKDNRILKEDILNYLAKQTGAILPPSPKGEIIPPLPKSETMPAAPKDKARKIPLPVSRPLVFSGKDKTEPITGFHKAMVKTMSAALKIPHFGYCDEIDLTQLVQLREELKPLAQIRGVKLSFMPFFIKAASLGLLQYPILNASLDESCQNVTYKASHNIGVAMDTEQGLIVPNVKNVQVCSVFEIASELNRLQALGSAGQLGTNDLTGGTFTLSNIGTIGGTYTKPVILPPEVAIGALGKIQVLPRFNGKGEVFKAQIMNVSWSADHRIIDGATMARFSNLWKSYLENPASMLLDLK; translated from the exons ATGTTAAAAACACATGGAAAGCAATATGCAACTTCACATTTAGAAATAGTTCAGAGATTTGATGTGCTACTTGTGATCATCTTCACAG GTGTGCTGTTTTCTGGCTCCTCTAAGAAGATAATTTCtaaattttacagttttgagCTACTTGAG GTTTGCATTCACCGTGTTAGATCGTGCAGCAGCATTCGCTTTATCAAATCAAAATATGTGTGCGTGTTTGACAAATCTGCCTTCAAGTTTAGTCATCAACAGCGATTATTCAGAACATCTGCTG TTTCATGTGGCCAAATTGTCCAGTTTAAGCTTTCTGACATTGGAGAAGGGATTACAGAGGTGACTGTAAAAGAATG GTATATAAAAGAAGGTGATAGTGTCTCTCAGTTTGATAGCATCTGTGAAGTACAAAGTGATAAAGCTTCTGTTACTATTACTAGTCGTTATGATGGCATCATTAGGAAACTCCATTACAATTTAGATGAAATTGCTTATGTTGGAAAACCATTAGTGGACATTGAAATTGATGCTTCAAAAG GTGTTGCCCCAGAAGAAGATGTTGTTGAAACACCTCCTATGTCTCATGAAGAGCACACTCACCAAGAGATAAAAGGTCACAAAACATTAGCAACCCCTGCAGTTCGTCGTCTGGCCATGGAGAACAAT attaaattgaGTGAAGTTGTTGGAACAGGCAAAGATAACAGAATCCTTAAAGAGGACATACTCAATTACTTGGCCAAACAAACAGGAGCTATTTTACCTCCATCACCGAAGGGTGAAATTATCCCACCTTTGCCAAAATCAGAGACTATGCCAGCTGCTCCAAAGGACAAAGCACGCAAAATTCCTCTACCTGTTTCCAGACCCCttgtattttcaggaaaagatAAAACTGAACCTATAACAG GTTTTCACAAGGCAATGGTAAAGACTATGAGTGCAGCCCTGAAGATACCTCATTTTGGTTATTGTGATGAGATTGATTTGACTCAGCTTGTTCAGTTGCGAGAAGAGCTGAAACCTCTAGCACAGATTCGCGGAGTTAAGCTTTCCTTTATGCCTTTCTTCATAAAG GCAGCCTCTCTGGGATTATTGCAGTATCCCATTCTTAATGCTTCTTTGGATGAAAGCTGTCAAAATGTCACATACAAG GCTTCGCACAACATTGGAGTTGCTATGGACACAGAGCAAGGTTTGATTGTTccaaatgtgaaaaatgttcaAGTCTGTAGTGTGTTCGAGATTGCTTCTGAATTAAATCGCCTACAGGCCTTGGGCTCTGCAGGCCAGCTGGGAACAAATGACCTCACTGGGGGAACATTCACCCTTTCAAATATTGGCACA attGGTGGCACTTACACCAAACCAGTGATACTACCTCCTGAAGTAGCTATTGGAGCACTTGGAAAGATACAG GTTCTTCCTCGGTTTAATGGAAAAGGTGAAGTATTTAAAGCACAGATAATGAATGTGAGTTGGTCAGCTGATCACCGCATCATTGATGGAGCTACAATGGCCCGGTTTTCTAACTTGTGGAAATCTTACTTGGAGAATCCTGCTTCGATGCTGCTAGACCTTAAATAA
- the DBT gene encoding lipoamide acyltransferase component of branched-chain alpha-keto acid dehydrogenase complex, mitochondrial isoform X3, which produces MCLECKRYIKEGDSVSQFDSICEVQSDKASVTITSRYDGIIRKLHYNLDEIAYVGKPLVDIEIDASKGVAPEEDVVETPPMSHEEHTHQEIKGHKTLATPAVRRLAMENNIKLSEVVGTGKDNRILKEDILNYLAKQTGAILPPSPKGEIIPPLPKSETMPAAPKDKARKIPLPVSRPLVFSGKDKTEPITGFHKAMVKTMSAALKIPHFGYCDEIDLTQLVQLREELKPLAQIRGVKLSFMPFFIKAASLGLLQYPILNASLDESCQNVTYKASHNIGVAMDTEQGLIVPNVKNVQVCSVFEIASELNRLQALGSAGQLGTNDLTGGTFTLSNIGTIGGTYTKPVILPPEVAIGALGKIQVLPRFNGKGEVFKAQIMNVSWSADHRIIDGATMARFSNLWKSYLENPASMLLDLK; this is translated from the exons ATGTGTTTAGAGTGCAAGAG GTATATAAAAGAAGGTGATAGTGTCTCTCAGTTTGATAGCATCTGTGAAGTACAAAGTGATAAAGCTTCTGTTACTATTACTAGTCGTTATGATGGCATCATTAGGAAACTCCATTACAATTTAGATGAAATTGCTTATGTTGGAAAACCATTAGTGGACATTGAAATTGATGCTTCAAAAG GTGTTGCCCCAGAAGAAGATGTTGTTGAAACACCTCCTATGTCTCATGAAGAGCACACTCACCAAGAGATAAAAGGTCACAAAACATTAGCAACCCCTGCAGTTCGTCGTCTGGCCATGGAGAACAAT attaaattgaGTGAAGTTGTTGGAACAGGCAAAGATAACAGAATCCTTAAAGAGGACATACTCAATTACTTGGCCAAACAAACAGGAGCTATTTTACCTCCATCACCGAAGGGTGAAATTATCCCACCTTTGCCAAAATCAGAGACTATGCCAGCTGCTCCAAAGGACAAAGCACGCAAAATTCCTCTACCTGTTTCCAGACCCCttgtattttcaggaaaagatAAAACTGAACCTATAACAG GTTTTCACAAGGCAATGGTAAAGACTATGAGTGCAGCCCTGAAGATACCTCATTTTGGTTATTGTGATGAGATTGATTTGACTCAGCTTGTTCAGTTGCGAGAAGAGCTGAAACCTCTAGCACAGATTCGCGGAGTTAAGCTTTCCTTTATGCCTTTCTTCATAAAG GCAGCCTCTCTGGGATTATTGCAGTATCCCATTCTTAATGCTTCTTTGGATGAAAGCTGTCAAAATGTCACATACAAG GCTTCGCACAACATTGGAGTTGCTATGGACACAGAGCAAGGTTTGATTGTTccaaatgtgaaaaatgttcaAGTCTGTAGTGTGTTCGAGATTGCTTCTGAATTAAATCGCCTACAGGCCTTGGGCTCTGCAGGCCAGCTGGGAACAAATGACCTCACTGGGGGAACATTCACCCTTTCAAATATTGGCACA attGGTGGCACTTACACCAAACCAGTGATACTACCTCCTGAAGTAGCTATTGGAGCACTTGGAAAGATACAG GTTCTTCCTCGGTTTAATGGAAAAGGTGAAGTATTTAAAGCACAGATAATGAATGTGAGTTGGTCAGCTGATCACCGCATCATTGATGGAGCTACAATGGCCCGGTTTTCTAACTTGTGGAAATCTTACTTGGAGAATCCTGCTTCGATGCTGCTAGACCTTAAATAA
- the DBT gene encoding lipoamide acyltransferase component of branched-chain alpha-keto acid dehydrogenase complex, mitochondrial isoform X2 — MAAVTALRSSCRVAGRLVCIHRVRSCSSIRFIKSKYVCVFDKSAFKFSHQQRLFRTSAVSCGQIVQFKLSDIGEGITEVTVKEWYIKEGDSVSQFDSICEVQSDKASVTITSRYDGIIRKLHYNLDEIAYVGKPLVDIEIDASKGVAPEEDVVETPPMSHEEHTHQEIKGHKTLATPAVRRLAMENNIKLSEVVGTGKDNRILKEDILNYLAKQTGAILPPSPKGEIIPPLPKSETMPAAPKDKARKIPLPVSRPLVFSGKDKTEPITGFHKAMVKTMSAALKIPHFGYCDEIDLTQLVQLREELKPLAQIRGVKLSFMPFFIKAASLGLLQYPILNASLDESCQNVTYKASHNIGVAMDTEQGLIVPNVKNVQVCSVFEIASELNRLQALGSAGQLGTNDLTGGTFTLSNIGTIGGTYTKPVILPPEVAIGALGKIQVLPRFNGKGEVFKAQIMNVSWSADHRIIDGATMARFSNLWKSYLENPASMLLDLK; from the exons GTTTGCATTCACCGTGTTAGATCGTGCAGCAGCATTCGCTTTATCAAATCAAAATATGTGTGCGTGTTTGACAAATCTGCCTTCAAGTTTAGTCATCAACAGCGATTATTCAGAACATCTGCTG TTTCATGTGGCCAAATTGTCCAGTTTAAGCTTTCTGACATTGGAGAAGGGATTACAGAGGTGACTGTAAAAGAATG GTATATAAAAGAAGGTGATAGTGTCTCTCAGTTTGATAGCATCTGTGAAGTACAAAGTGATAAAGCTTCTGTTACTATTACTAGTCGTTATGATGGCATCATTAGGAAACTCCATTACAATTTAGATGAAATTGCTTATGTTGGAAAACCATTAGTGGACATTGAAATTGATGCTTCAAAAG GTGTTGCCCCAGAAGAAGATGTTGTTGAAACACCTCCTATGTCTCATGAAGAGCACACTCACCAAGAGATAAAAGGTCACAAAACATTAGCAACCCCTGCAGTTCGTCGTCTGGCCATGGAGAACAAT attaaattgaGTGAAGTTGTTGGAACAGGCAAAGATAACAGAATCCTTAAAGAGGACATACTCAATTACTTGGCCAAACAAACAGGAGCTATTTTACCTCCATCACCGAAGGGTGAAATTATCCCACCTTTGCCAAAATCAGAGACTATGCCAGCTGCTCCAAAGGACAAAGCACGCAAAATTCCTCTACCTGTTTCCAGACCCCttgtattttcaggaaaagatAAAACTGAACCTATAACAG GTTTTCACAAGGCAATGGTAAAGACTATGAGTGCAGCCCTGAAGATACCTCATTTTGGTTATTGTGATGAGATTGATTTGACTCAGCTTGTTCAGTTGCGAGAAGAGCTGAAACCTCTAGCACAGATTCGCGGAGTTAAGCTTTCCTTTATGCCTTTCTTCATAAAG GCAGCCTCTCTGGGATTATTGCAGTATCCCATTCTTAATGCTTCTTTGGATGAAAGCTGTCAAAATGTCACATACAAG GCTTCGCACAACATTGGAGTTGCTATGGACACAGAGCAAGGTTTGATTGTTccaaatgtgaaaaatgttcaAGTCTGTAGTGTGTTCGAGATTGCTTCTGAATTAAATCGCCTACAGGCCTTGGGCTCTGCAGGCCAGCTGGGAACAAATGACCTCACTGGGGGAACATTCACCCTTTCAAATATTGGCACA attGGTGGCACTTACACCAAACCAGTGATACTACCTCCTGAAGTAGCTATTGGAGCACTTGGAAAGATACAG GTTCTTCCTCGGTTTAATGGAAAAGGTGAAGTATTTAAAGCACAGATAATGAATGTGAGTTGGTCAGCTGATCACCGCATCATTGATGGAGCTACAATGGCCCGGTTTTCTAACTTGTGGAAATCTTACTTGGAGAATCCTGCTTCGATGCTGCTAGACCTTAAATAA
- the TRMT13 gene encoding tRNA:m(4)X modification enzyme TRM13 homolog — protein MAAPEPKRGAPVPGRCAYFVERKKRFCKMIPAPGRRFCGEHGQQEQENDRKRIPCPLDPKHTVYEDQLQKHLKKCNSREKPKPVYFVQDINAGLKDVAEIPDKTVPISSLSKEELENLIIKLKKASNGLELHLKEQILSHQALQEALNDPKNGESAFKHLKQQASILGNMEKLHLLGPGRCFVEFGAGRGKLSHWVDVALQNVENVQFLLVERATTRFKVDGKHKRRDSIFERLQVDIQHLCLRKVPILETNKLPVVGMGKHLCGAATDLALRCLVESYTACSDGENEEPAPKRSRTDKTEVASNNSDDNESNKEDCKPVAGIVIALCCHHKCDWTHYVGREFFKSVGLGPVEFHYFQRMSSWATCGMREATTKAPTSEESEDQTNNTEGHEETFIKTEGGSDTLQGILTVEERKEIGCLCKLLIDHGRIEYLQQRGYKAALQYYTESAVSLENVLLTAVPSPSLMPVPTT, from the exons ATGGCGGCGCCGGAGCCGAAGCGCGGCGCTCCTGTCCCGGGGCGATGTGCCTATTTTGTGGAGAGGAAGAAGCGCTTCTGCAAGATGATCCCGGCTCCTGGGAGGCGCTTTTGCGGAGAGCATGGGCAGCAGGAG caagaaaatgacagaaaaagaatTCCATGCCCTCTTGATCCAAAACA CACTGTATATGAAGACCAActacaaaagcatttaaaaaaatgtaattcaagaGAGAAGCCAAAGCCA gtcTACTTTGTTCAAGATATTAATGCAGGTTTAAAAGATGTCGCAGAAATACCAGACAAAACA gtACCTATCTCTTCTCTGTCCAAAGAAGAGTTGGAGAACTTAATTATCAAGTTGAAAAAAGCAAGTAACG GCCTGGAACTTCACCTTAAGGAACAAATACTGTCCCACCAGGCTTTACAAGAAGCCTTAAATGACCCAAAGAATGGGGAATCGGCTTTCAAACACTTGAAACAGCAG gCTTCTATTTTAGGTAACATGGAAAAATTACATTTACTTGGTCCAGGAAGATGTTTTGTTGAGTTTGGAGCTGGGCGAGGAAAGCTGTCTCATTGGGTTGATGTTGCCTTACAGAATGTTGAAAATGTTCAGTTTTTGCTTGTGGAAAGGGCAACTACAAGATTCAAG GTGGATGGAAAACATAAAAGGAGAGATTCTATATTTGAAAGGCTTCAAGTTGATATTCAGCATTTATGTTTAA ggAAGGTACCTATTTTGGAGACGAACAAACTACCAGTGGTAGGAATGGGGAAGCATTTGTGTGGCGCTGCAACAG ATCTTGCTTTGAGATGCTTGGTTGAAAGTTATACAGCTTGCTCTGATGGAGAAAACGAAGAGCCTGCACCAAAACGCTCTAGGACTGACAAGACAGAGGTGGCTTCTAACAATTCTGACGATAATGAAAGCAACAAGGAGGACTGTAAGCCTGTAGCTGGAATTGTTATTGCACTGTGTTGCCATCACAAGTGTGACTGGACACATTATGTAGGCAGAGAGTTCTTTAAATCAGTAGGACTTGGACCAGTAGAATTCCATTATTTTCAGAGAATGAGTAGCTGGGCCACTTGTGGCATGCGAGAAGCTACAACCAAAGCCCCTACAAGTGAAGAAAGTGAAGATCAAACTAACAACACAGAAGGACATGAAGAAACATTCATCAAGACAGAGGGTGGTTCTGATACTTTACAAGG GATACTTACTGTTGAAGAACGAAAAGAGATAGGTTGCCTTTGTAAACTGTTGATTGATCATGGGCGGATTGAATATTTACAACAACGAGGATACAAGGCTGCACTACAGTATTATACAGAGTCTGCTGTGTCCTTGGAGAATGTCCTGTTGACAGCTGTCCCAAGTCCATCTTTGATGCCAGTGCCAACCACATGA